The following proteins come from a genomic window of Mesorhizobium sp. 131-2-1:
- a CDS encoding Nmad2 family putative nucleotide modification protein has product MAVYMYVVARDFGFAPNPFHGVCTLATCKPVVRRKAKIGDWVIGMGGAKLDAVGRCIFAMQVTGAMSFNEYWADPRFRDKRPVRNGSRVMMLGDNIYHQEDGDWRQLDSHHSRPNGSPDLHNIGTDTGADRVLISEKFFYFGRSAPEVPKAILEEIRYTNLRGHRVYLNHECEGLLNWLTTSQSAYLNRVVDDPFQFKQSAARYSVSDDKIFE; this is encoded by the coding sequence ATGGCGGTCTACATGTATGTTGTGGCGCGCGACTTCGGTTTCGCCCCAAATCCTTTTCATGGCGTCTGCACGCTCGCGACCTGTAAGCCAGTTGTGAGACGCAAGGCAAAAATTGGTGACTGGGTAATCGGGATGGGCGGCGCGAAACTCGATGCGGTGGGACGCTGCATTTTTGCGATGCAGGTCACCGGAGCCATGTCATTCAATGAATACTGGGCAGACCCGAGGTTTCGGGACAAACGACCTGTCCGCAACGGCAGTCGAGTAATGATGCTCGGCGACAATATATACCACCAAGAGGACGGCGACTGGAGGCAACTTGACTCACATCATAGCCGGCCGAACGGATCACCAGATCTTCACAATATTGGCACGGACACTGGAGCCGACCGGGTTCTGATATCGGAGAAATTCTTCTATTTCGGTAGGTCCGCGCCCGAGGTTCCTAAAGCAATCCTTGAGGAGATTCGATACACTAACCTGAGGGGACATCGAGTCTATCTGAACCATGAGTGTGAGGGGCTCCTCAACTGGCTTACAACTAGCCAATCCGCTTACCTGAACCGGGTCGTCGATGATCCCTTTCAATTCAAGCAAAGCGCGGCCCGTTATTCGGTCAGTGACGACAAGATTTTCGAATAG
- a CDS encoding TIR domain-containing protein encodes MSGRRHVFISHHHADDEHVTKLTESLARKGYEIRNSSIRAKPANQERLDKGLVSDNAIRRLLRMKMSWASTVIVLIGKETHARPWVNWEIRKAHELGKRIIGVFTRGGTEADIPPAFEDYGSDLVNWNPDAIIDAVEGADPDFRDADGSSRTPVHTSSTSRC; translated from the coding sequence ATGTCGGGAAGGCGCCACGTTTTTATTAGTCACCATCATGCCGATGACGAACACGTCACGAAACTAACCGAGTCGCTTGCCCGCAAGGGATACGAGATCAGGAATAGCTCGATCAGGGCGAAGCCAGCGAACCAGGAGAGGCTGGATAAGGGTCTGGTCAGCGACAATGCGATCAGGCGCCTTCTGAGGATGAAAATGTCCTGGGCGTCGACCGTCATCGTCCTGATCGGAAAAGAAACCCATGCGCGCCCTTGGGTGAACTGGGAGATTCGGAAAGCGCACGAACTCGGAAAGCGTATCATTGGCGTATTTACCCGCGGGGGAACGGAGGCGGATATACCGCCGGCCTTCGAGGACTATGGTAGCGATCTCGTAAACTGGAATCCGGACGCGATCATCGACGCGGTGGAGGGCGCTGACCCAGATTTCCGTGACGCCGACGGATCTTCGCGTACCCCTGTCCACACGTCCTCCACTTCGCGATGCTGA
- a CDS encoding dTMP kinase, with amino-acid sequence MAGNLFIFEGPDGVGKTTIVQALKDKLSSDRFEFLSFPGREEGTLGHTIYRIHHSPEDFGIGAMSELARQALHVAAHIDVIETRIRPWLAEGKNVVLDRFWWSTVVYGSAGGGEHKALMDLVAAEQTVWGEIKPAIAFLIDRDSPINRKEDPVYWQQLRLSYARLAGHESGRYKVCTISNSGRVADSIAFVEGEIAEVRSRNPDKRMQKRAYRDPGH; translated from the coding sequence ATGGCGGGAAATCTGTTTATATTCGAAGGGCCGGATGGCGTTGGAAAAACGACGATCGTACAGGCACTCAAAGATAAGTTGTCGAGCGACCGTTTCGAATTTTTGAGCTTTCCTGGCCGTGAGGAAGGAACGCTTGGTCACACCATCTACCGCATCCATCACAGCCCTGAAGACTTTGGCATCGGTGCGATGTCGGAACTCGCGCGTCAAGCCCTCCACGTAGCGGCGCATATTGATGTTATCGAGACCCGCATTAGACCGTGGTTGGCAGAAGGAAAAAATGTGGTCCTCGACCGGTTTTGGTGGTCGACTGTCGTTTACGGAAGCGCCGGCGGCGGCGAGCATAAAGCCCTGATGGACCTTGTTGCGGCCGAACAGACCGTTTGGGGGGAAATCAAGCCGGCGATCGCGTTTCTCATTGATCGTGACAGCCCAATCAATCGTAAGGAAGACCCAGTTTATTGGCAACAGCTTCGCTTAAGTTATGCTCGGCTCGCCGGTCATGAGAGCGGACGTTACAAAGTTTGTACAATAAGCAATAGTGGCAGGGTCGCCGACTCGATTGCATTCGTAGAAGGTGAGATTGCAGAGGTCCGCAGCCGCAACCCGGATAAACGAATGCAAAAACGCGCGTACAGAGATCCCGGGCATTGA
- a CDS encoding TIR domain-containing protein, translating into MANFIKNVFISHIHEDDHGLAKLKEILANHNLSIRDSSINSSNPNKAKSPEYIKSSVLAPQIQWASTLIVYVTADTRHSEWVNWEIEYAAKLGKRIVGVWGEGEQGCELPDALKDYHDAMVGWHGNSIVEAIVEDQDKTEMPNGDAAPILPIVRHPCGARG; encoded by the coding sequence ATGGCCAATTTCATAAAGAACGTCTTTATCAGCCACATCCATGAAGATGATCATGGCTTGGCAAAGCTGAAAGAAATCCTCGCCAATCATAACCTATCCATCCGAGATTCCTCGATAAACTCGAGCAATCCAAACAAAGCGAAAAGCCCAGAATATATCAAGTCCTCTGTCCTCGCGCCGCAGATCCAGTGGGCCAGCACCTTGATCGTCTACGTCACGGCCGATACCCGTCACAGTGAATGGGTGAATTGGGAAATTGAGTATGCGGCAAAGTTGGGCAAGCGGATCGTTGGCGTTTGGGGTGAGGGAGAACAAGGTTGCGAATTACCGGATGCCCTCAAGGATTATCACGACGCGATGGTCGGCTGGCACGGTAATTCCATAGTTGAGGCGATTGTTGAGGACCAGGACAAAACAGAAATGCCAAACGGCGATGCCGCTCCGATCCTTCCGATCGTCCGACACCCCTGCGGGGCACGGGGATGA
- a CDS encoding Nmad2 family putative nucleotide modification protein yields the protein MSIYSYIVRFDSGFAPNPFYGLCSLATCKHPIRKHAEIGDWVVGCGSADRAVRRGGHIVHAMRITETLTFEEYDADPRFKSKKPIRNGSRKQNAGDNIYFPTAHGWSQRDSFHSKSDGSPNPKHVANDTQVDRVLLSDDFVYFGGEGPEFPADLQDKYGRHICKAGIGRSKFNDNALEEKLVAWLDSIGPRGLQGSPFEWLSLRER from the coding sequence ATGAGCATTTACTCGTACATTGTTAGGTTCGACAGCGGGTTCGCTCCAAATCCATTTTATGGGCTTTGCTCTCTGGCTACGTGCAAGCATCCCATCCGGAAGCATGCGGAGATTGGAGACTGGGTTGTCGGATGCGGTAGCGCAGATCGGGCTGTTCGCCGTGGTGGCCATATTGTCCACGCGATGAGGATCACGGAGACGTTGACATTCGAGGAGTATGACGCCGATCCGCGCTTTAAATCAAAGAAGCCGATCCGTAATGGTAGCCGCAAGCAGAACGCCGGGGACAACATATATTTTCCAACGGCGCATGGTTGGTCGCAGCGTGACTCCTTTCATAGCAAGTCGGACGGCAGCCCAAACCCAAAGCATGTGGCGAACGACACTCAGGTCGACCGCGTGCTTCTGAGTGATGATTTCGTTTATTTTGGCGGTGAAGGTCCCGAATTTCCAGCCGACCTTCAGGACAAATACGGCAGACATATCTGTAAGGCAGGCATTGGCCGGTCGAAATTCAATGATAACGCCTTGGAGGAGAAGCTCGTCGCTTGGCTCGACTCGATCGGGCCTAGGGGCCTGCAGGGATCGCCATTTGAGTGGTTGAGCTTAAGAGAACGATGA
- a CDS encoding nucleoside triphosphate pyrophosphohydrolase family protein: MSNDHLGLNEYQSLASRSDRTKGKGNGFDLPVLGLVGEVGSLLSEVKKRQRDKAAIIGYEQTVLEELGDSLWYLAIIADHADIRLATLDDAGVETDLPFAVLQPQHALPLNTPSAQFEKTLLRLAAATGELAAAVDGSHGDKPLLQARLATVLRHLVQAANESEVLLEAAARANLKKAEDRWPRERTYPPLFDAEFPADEQLPRALEIDIYERDASNDKRYVLQSCRGLFIGDRLTDNIMQPDDYRFHDVFHYAYAAVLGWSPVTRALLKRKRKSKSRVDEGEDGARATLIEEGVATYVFGIAKDFDFFADQNPGDLSLSLLKNVRQFARGYEVHSSPLWLWEDAILQGNHAFRFLRENRRGRVKLDIEKRSLSIGELPR, from the coding sequence ATGTCGAACGACCATCTCGGATTGAATGAGTATCAAAGCCTGGCATCCCGAAGTGACCGGACAAAGGGGAAGGGGAACGGGTTCGACCTCCCCGTCCTTGGCCTTGTCGGCGAAGTTGGTAGCCTTCTGAGCGAGGTGAAGAAGCGGCAGCGTGATAAGGCGGCGATCATCGGGTATGAGCAGACCGTCCTCGAGGAACTGGGCGATAGCCTATGGTATCTCGCCATAATCGCCGATCACGCGGATATAAGGCTGGCAACCTTGGACGATGCCGGAGTGGAAACAGATCTGCCGTTTGCCGTGCTGCAACCCCAACATGCCCTACCGCTGAACACGCCAAGCGCTCAGTTCGAAAAAACGCTTCTGCGCTTGGCCGCCGCGACTGGCGAGCTGGCGGCAGCCGTCGATGGATCCCATGGCGACAAACCTCTCCTGCAGGCTCGCTTGGCGACAGTACTGCGGCACCTCGTTCAGGCCGCCAATGAATCGGAGGTACTTCTCGAGGCCGCCGCTCGCGCCAACCTTAAAAAGGCCGAGGATCGTTGGCCGCGCGAACGCACTTATCCCCCGCTGTTCGACGCTGAGTTTCCAGCGGATGAGCAACTACCGCGGGCGCTCGAAATCGACATTTACGAGCGGGATGCCAGCAATGACAAGCGCTACGTACTGCAGAGCTGCCGTGGCCTATTCATCGGCGATCGGCTGACCGACAACATCATGCAACCCGACGACTATCGGTTCCACGATGTCTTTCACTATGCCTACGCCGCTGTGCTCGGCTGGTCACCGGTCACGCGAGCTCTCTTGAAAAGAAAGCGGAAAAGCAAATCGCGGGTCGATGAGGGCGAGGACGGCGCACGCGCGACCCTCATTGAGGAAGGAGTGGCCACCTATGTTTTCGGAATAGCCAAGGATTTCGACTTTTTCGCTGACCAGAACCCCGGAGATCTCAGCCTTAGCTTGCTCAAGAACGTCAGACAGTTCGCTCGCGGATATGAGGTTCACTCTTCTCCGCTGTGGCTGTGGGAGGACGCGATTCTTCAGGGGAACCATGCGTTTCGCTTCCTTCGAGAAAACCGTCGCGGTCGCGTCAAGCTTGATATAGAGAAGCGTTCGTTATCGATAGGGGAACTACCGCGATGA
- a CDS encoding uracil-DNA glycosylase, which yields MNTAQFVETLADLSFKDAFNPYADACGDFDRDDAPAIRRTNLKLVLDAAIESKVDSIWIARDLGYRGGRRTGLALTDEAHLNDHSTLYGNLPLARATRGPAISERTATVIWQTLNRIQRPVFLWNVFPLHPHEPGDPQSNRCHTRAERSACRPLLAWLLERLVPRVVVAVGRDAQFALADLGIDAMQVRHPSYGGQSDFISGIEGLYGLPILSKSPQQLAML from the coding sequence ATGAACACCGCCCAGTTCGTTGAGACACTGGCCGACCTTTCATTTAAAGACGCATTCAATCCGTACGCTGATGCTTGTGGGGATTTCGATCGAGACGACGCCCCCGCCATCCGGCGCACAAACCTGAAACTCGTCCTCGACGCGGCAATTGAGTCGAAAGTGGACTCTATTTGGATCGCTCGGGACCTCGGTTATCGCGGCGGTCGTCGCACTGGTCTCGCGCTAACGGACGAAGCGCATCTAAATGATCATTCCACCCTCTACGGCAACCTGCCCCTTGCCCGCGCCACCAGGGGTCCTGCTATCTCCGAGCGAACGGCGACCGTGATCTGGCAAACCCTGAATCGTATTCAGCGCCCGGTCTTCCTATGGAACGTCTTTCCTTTGCATCCGCACGAACCCGGCGACCCTCAATCGAACCGCTGCCACACTCGAGCTGAACGCAGTGCCTGTCGTCCGCTTTTGGCCTGGCTGCTTGAGAGGCTTGTACCACGCGTGGTCGTAGCGGTCGGGCGGGACGCCCAATTCGCGTTGGCGGATCTCGGGATCGATGCGATGCAGGTCCGGCATCCGAGTTATGGTGGCCAAAGCGACTTTATTTCCGGGATTGAGGGGCTCTATGGACTTCCCATCCTCTCAAAATCGCCCCAGCAGTTGGCAATGTTGTAG
- a CDS encoding TIR domain-containing protein, whose product MATDYGGWRRDVRREVFVSYHHRGDQAYYDAFSRMFHDSLRLITDNSLERKVDSNDPGYIMRRIREHHLHGSSCTIVLCGADTWRRKFVDWEIYASLDQQMGLVGVRLPTLLLAANGGTAKPQRLQDNIDSAYAPWVQWNDIANDAGAVQRAVETALERPRSTIANTRQRMVRNL is encoded by the coding sequence ATGGCCACGGATTATGGCGGATGGCGGCGCGACGTGCGCCGCGAGGTTTTCGTTAGTTATCACCATCGGGGAGACCAAGCCTATTACGACGCCTTCTCGCGCATGTTTCACGATTCCCTGCGGCTAATCACCGACAACTCTCTCGAGCGGAAGGTGGACAGCAACGATCCCGGCTACATCATGCGTCGCATTCGGGAACACCATCTCCATGGCAGTTCGTGCACCATTGTCCTTTGTGGCGCCGACACCTGGCGGCGCAAGTTCGTGGACTGGGAAATCTATGCCTCGCTTGATCAGCAGATGGGACTTGTGGGTGTTAGGCTACCGACGCTTCTGCTGGCTGCGAACGGGGGCACGGCTAAGCCCCAGCGGCTTCAAGACAACATTGACAGTGCCTATGCGCCGTGGGTCCAATGGAATGACATCGCTAACGACGCGGGTGCGGTTCAGCGCGCAGTCGAGACGGCGCTCGAAAGGCCTAGGTCGACTATAGCCAACACACGCCAGCGCATGGTGCGAAATCTGTGA
- a CDS encoding toll/interleukin-1 receptor domain-containing protein, translated as MTDILRIQVVWASGSDEGARIAEMISKHFDGIGMERDGVAYRVPVRFASEPWDGSSPLPKPLDLDRAVHNAVILLHDDLMHEDAAQWDGWVQATRASMEARGTTDVYIPFGSPTGEPALRSDRARHTQYAYRKKWMALADPNARDKRLLLHALHRIREHLRQSFGRHEDEPLFVSHAKADGDRTARAIVDFVNSSGHDVPLHTFYDAMELNPGEDFEQRFKIEIGHGTLIAIVSDVYDSRPWCVFELTTAKRERRPIVLADVGGVRISRTFPYGANLPRVRLKPDPGSDAWIEPLLVEALSEGLRCDLFEAQARNLLSKSVADALVLPRPPELFDIVDRPVPDMIIYPDPPLGDIEADLLRKALDVIAPGSRFVTLGALTWATWQA; from the coding sequence TTGACCGATATCCTACGCATCCAAGTGGTCTGGGCGTCTGGCTCGGACGAAGGCGCCCGCATCGCAGAGATGATCTCGAAGCATTTTGACGGAATCGGAATGGAACGGGACGGCGTTGCATACCGTGTTCCGGTGCGATTCGCGAGCGAGCCGTGGGACGGGTCTTCTCCTCTTCCCAAGCCGTTGGATTTGGATCGCGCGGTACATAACGCAGTTATTCTACTGCATGACGACTTGATGCATGAGGATGCCGCACAGTGGGACGGCTGGGTCCAAGCTACCCGTGCCTCCATGGAAGCGAGAGGAACGACCGACGTCTACATCCCCTTCGGGAGTCCAACGGGCGAGCCAGCACTACGTTCGGACCGGGCCCGACACACTCAATACGCTTATCGGAAGAAGTGGATGGCGCTTGCCGATCCGAACGCGCGAGACAAGCGGCTTCTGCTCCATGCACTCCACCGCATCCGTGAGCATCTGCGGCAGTCTTTCGGCAGGCACGAGGACGAACCCCTTTTCGTCAGCCATGCCAAGGCGGATGGCGACAGGACCGCCCGTGCCATCGTCGATTTCGTAAACTCCTCGGGTCACGACGTGCCACTCCACACGTTCTATGACGCCATGGAATTGAATCCCGGCGAAGACTTCGAGCAGCGCTTCAAGATTGAGATCGGGCACGGCACGCTGATAGCGATCGTTTCTGACGTCTACGATTCGCGGCCGTGGTGTGTGTTCGAGCTAACCACAGCCAAGCGCGAGCGCCGACCGATCGTCCTCGCTGACGTGGGCGGCGTTCGAATCAGCCGTACCTTCCCATACGGAGCTAATCTACCCCGCGTAAGACTCAAACCTGACCCGGGCAGCGACGCCTGGATCGAACCTCTCTTGGTCGAGGCGCTCTCCGAGGGGTTGAGATGTGATCTTTTCGAGGCGCAGGCGCGAAACCTCCTGAGCAAAAGTGTGGCTGACGCCCTGGTGCTGCCGCGACCGCCAGAGCTGTTCGACATAGTGGACCGGCCAGTGCCTGACATGATCATTTACCCCGACCCGCCTCTCGGTGATATTGAGGCCGACCTGCTGCGCAAGGCACTGGACGTTATCGCGCCAGGCTCTCGGTTCGTTACTCTTGGAGCGCTGACATGGGCGACTTGGCAGGCTTGA